Proteins encoded in a region of the Saccharothrix ecbatanensis genome:
- a CDS encoding TetR/AcrR family transcriptional regulator has product MDQKEEHGGSLRADAARNRERVLEVARAQLSAGDDSLQLNAIARLAGVGVGTVYRHFPNRHALLEALMSERFQRLVEDARVAAADVDPARGLQALLRSTLGLISTDAGFAAVLESADHAGGSTAAMKADLDQVVTRLLDRAGEAGVIRTDVDADDIRRLLCGVQHAVRSGGNDPRQADLYLDVLLGGLRPRH; this is encoded by the coding sequence GTGGACCAAAAGGAGGAACACGGGGGATCGTTGCGCGCGGATGCCGCGCGCAATCGTGAACGAGTGCTGGAGGTCGCGCGGGCACAGCTGTCGGCCGGTGACGACTCGCTCCAGCTCAACGCCATAGCCCGGCTCGCGGGGGTGGGCGTCGGCACGGTGTACCGGCACTTCCCGAATCGGCACGCGTTGCTGGAAGCCCTTATGTCCGAACGCTTCCAGCGCCTGGTCGAGGATGCACGGGTCGCGGCGGCGGACGTCGACCCGGCGCGTGGCCTCCAGGCCCTGCTGCGGTCCACGCTCGGGCTGATCTCGACGGACGCCGGCTTCGCTGCGGTGCTGGAGTCCGCCGACCACGCCGGCGGGTCGACCGCGGCGATGAAGGCCGACCTCGACCAGGTGGTCACGCGACTGCTCGACCGAGCCGGTGAGGCGGGCGTCATCCGAACGGACGTCGACGCCGACGACATCAGGCGCCTGTTGTGCGGCGTGCAGCACGCGGTCCGCTCCGGCGGCAACGATCCCCGCCAAGCCGACCTGTACCTCGACGTCCTCCTCGGCGGGCTGCGCCCGAGACACTGA
- a CDS encoding SDR family NAD(P)-dependent oxidoreductase, translating into MVRTAVVTAGTAGIGLETALGLAAAGFAVTVVGRDPERGARAVDRINAAAPDHRARFLAADLASLEAVRALADGIAAEGPLGVLVNNVGAMFAARQDSVDGIEATFAVNHLSPYLLTELLLPSLRAGAPSRVVNVTSGSVRVAKRVFDAVEPPGGYYGFHWYGRAKLANLAHTLDLARRLDGSGVSVFAADPGGAATDMTNGTMADPAIVSPGLRLLWPLVRRTFRRATSGPASVAAKPSIFAATDASLADRTGIVIGPRAQPVTPFRPATDPRVAAAVRRLSERLAPITASATIDGVDGRGRHK; encoded by the coding sequence GTGGTGCGAACAGCGGTGGTCACAGCGGGAACGGCCGGCATCGGGTTGGAGACCGCCTTGGGGTTGGCGGCGGCCGGTTTCGCGGTCACGGTGGTCGGACGCGATCCGGAGCGCGGCGCCCGTGCGGTCGACCGGATCAACGCCGCGGCACCGGACCACCGGGCCCGGTTCCTGGCCGCCGACCTGGCCTCCCTCGAAGCGGTGCGGGCTCTCGCCGACGGCATCGCCGCCGAAGGGCCGCTCGGCGTCCTGGTCAACAACGTCGGGGCGATGTTCGCGGCCCGCCAGGATTCGGTCGACGGGATCGAGGCGACGTTCGCGGTCAACCACCTCTCGCCGTACCTGCTGACGGAACTGCTGCTGCCCTCGCTGCGAGCCGGCGCGCCGAGCCGGGTGGTGAACGTGACCTCGGGCTCGGTCCGCGTCGCCAAGCGGGTGTTCGACGCCGTCGAACCGCCCGGCGGCTACTACGGCTTCCACTGGTACGGCCGCGCCAAGCTCGCCAACCTCGCCCACACCCTCGACCTCGCGCGGCGGTTGGACGGCTCGGGCGTCTCGGTGTTCGCCGCCGATCCCGGCGGCGCCGCGACGGACATGACCAACGGCACCATGGCCGACCCCGCGATCGTGTCCCCCGGACTGCGCCTGCTCTGGCCACTCGTCCGCCGAACGTTCCGACGCGCCACCTCCGGCCCCGCCTCGGTGGCGGCCAAGCCCTCGATCTTCGCCGCCACCGACGCTTCGTTGGCCGACCGGACCGGCATCGTCATCGGCCCACGAGCCCAGCCCGTCACGCCGTTCCGCCCGGCCACCGATCCGCGCGTCGCGGCGGCTGTCCGCCGGCTCAGCGAACGTCTCGCCCCGATCACCGCGTCGGCCACCATCGACGGCGTGGATGGCCGGGGTCGGCACAAGTGA
- a CDS encoding RICIN domain-containing protein, with the protein MTQRDDSPPRPEDSATVAEFIASMKRLRLWSGLTYRQLEAKARANDDVLPSSTTATMLNRDTLPREPLVSAFTRACGLDEPDVERWLAARRRLAVQLPDVEEPPPPPPPRKRWKWWVVGAVAVIVAATSVVLLVRPSDLAPLPADGQYLIRPAHTADRDLCVGEGRERNGRTDHALAVQRPCEGLVPDTYLAAVGAGVYLIKWNHPQEGWGCLSVGEASLADETLLQPEHCDSAAHQRFLLEPVRTPVPNGFTLRPVHSGKCVGLLYGPADVDAGAELAQTTCSGRPDQEFLLEQVDR; encoded by the coding sequence GTGACGCAGCGGGATGATTCGCCACCACGGCCAGAGGACTCGGCGACGGTGGCGGAGTTCATCGCTTCGATGAAACGCCTTCGCCTGTGGTCGGGGCTGACGTACCGGCAGTTGGAGGCGAAGGCCCGCGCGAACGACGACGTGCTGCCGTCCAGCACGACGGCGACGATGCTCAACCGCGACACCCTGCCCAGGGAACCGCTCGTGTCCGCGTTCACCCGGGCCTGCGGGCTGGACGAGCCGGACGTCGAGCGCTGGCTCGCGGCACGCCGGCGATTAGCCGTCCAGTTGCCGGACGTCGAAGAGCCTCCTCCTCCGCCGCCGCCCCGCAAACGGTGGAAGTGGTGGGTGGTCGGCGCGGTGGCGGTGATCGTGGCCGCGACGAGCGTCGTGCTGCTGGTCCGGCCGTCCGACCTGGCGCCACTTCCCGCCGACGGCCAGTACCTGATCCGCCCGGCCCACACCGCCGACCGCGACCTGTGCGTGGGGGAGGGGCGTGAGCGCAACGGGCGCACCGACCATGCGCTGGCCGTGCAGCGACCGTGCGAAGGGTTGGTGCCGGACACCTATCTGGCGGCCGTGGGCGCGGGCGTCTACCTGATCAAGTGGAACCACCCGCAAGAGGGCTGGGGCTGCCTGTCGGTCGGCGAGGCGTCCCTGGCCGACGAAACGCTGCTACAGCCGGAACACTGCGACTCGGCCGCGCACCAGCGGTTCCTGCTGGAACCCGTGCGCACACCCGTGCCGAACGGGTTCACGTTGCGTCCGGTGCACAGCGGCAAGTGCGTCGGTCTGTTGTACGGCCCGGCCGACGTCGACGCCGGGGCCGAGCTGGCGCAGACCACGTGCTCCGGCCGGCCGGACCAGGAGTTCCTGCTGGAACAGGTCGACCGCTGA
- a CDS encoding AfsR/SARP family transcriptional regulator has translation MGVEVRLLGAVDVVVDGVPANLGHARQRCVLAALAVEANDPVNYDKLVFRVWGVTPPRRPLAALYSYLHRLRQALAGAEGVELVRRSGFYQLVVDPEVVDLHRFQRLSRAARREPDDARRIELHEQALALWRGEPFAGLTTAWLDVTRVALVQHRHLAEVEHVDAALRLGRCHEVVAGLIGRAAAHPFDECVTAQLMTALHGVGRTAEAFAAYRRMCRRLAEELGTGPGEALRAAHRRLLQTPAATVTPAPVRRGVVTPVTRLPVEVTTSPAPGPRW, from the coding sequence GTGGGGGTTGAGGTGCGACTGCTCGGTGCGGTCGACGTGGTGGTGGACGGGGTTCCGGCGAACTTGGGGCACGCACGGCAGCGGTGCGTGCTGGCGGCGTTGGCGGTCGAGGCCAACGATCCGGTGAACTACGACAAGTTGGTGTTCCGGGTGTGGGGGGTGACGCCACCACGCCGGCCGCTCGCCGCGCTGTACAGCTACCTGCACCGGCTACGGCAGGCGCTGGCCGGTGCGGAGGGCGTGGAACTGGTGCGGCGGTCGGGTTTCTACCAGCTGGTCGTGGACCCGGAGGTGGTGGACCTGCACCGGTTCCAGCGGTTGTCCAGGGCGGCGCGTCGGGAACCGGACGACGCGAGGCGGATCGAGCTGCACGAGCAGGCGTTGGCGTTGTGGCGTGGTGAGCCGTTCGCGGGGTTGACGACCGCGTGGCTGGACGTGACGCGGGTGGCGTTGGTCCAGCACCGGCACCTCGCCGAGGTCGAGCACGTCGACGCCGCGCTGCGGTTGGGCCGGTGCCACGAGGTGGTGGCCGGCCTGATCGGGCGTGCGGCGGCGCACCCGTTCGACGAGTGCGTCACCGCGCAGCTCATGACCGCCCTGCACGGGGTCGGCCGCACGGCCGAGGCGTTCGCGGCCTACCGGCGGATGTGCCGACGCCTCGCCGAGGAGTTGGGCACTGGCCCCGGCGAGGCGTTGCGCGCCGCTCACCGGCGGCTGCTTCAGACGCCGGCGGCGACCGTCACCCCGGCTCCGGTGCGGCGCGGTGTGGTCACGCCGGTGACCAGGTTGCCGGTCGAGGTGACCACCAGCCCGGCGCCGGGTCCGCGCTGGTAG
- a CDS encoding right-handed parallel beta-helix repeat-containing protein, with product MSGRLSFPGAARRTALSRSALVLALMSVLLVSGRAWGDDRVALVCSNDTGDDERINAAISGTPSGGEVVLTGTCLIDGTVRLVGDRTLKGSSRSGAVIRQAPGANLDAMLATDTYLDDVPWTGDPVTVRSLTLMAERSTNPTAGDALVLRSWQSVVEDVTVRDANRHGIRVTNLSANGVALTNTQVNGRIAGNHIHDSGGRGVHVEDTGNSVTDWQLLDNWIADSGTDGIGLDNAAGWLVRGNHVYGVGRVALWADRLFGSSIADNYLEDFGESGIRLSIQGEAASTVSGNRVFDFSGGTGTFLETRVNYGTGNLAVIGNTLRGNGSGVGLDYQRGPGAGLVVTSTGNLVTGVTTPRRTGAGVTVAAGV from the coding sequence GTGAGCGGCAGGCTGAGCTTTCCGGGGGCGGCGCGGCGCACCGCGTTGTCCAGGTCCGCGTTGGTGTTGGCGTTGATGAGCGTCCTGCTCGTGAGTGGGCGCGCTTGGGGGGACGATCGGGTCGCGTTGGTGTGCTCGAACGACACCGGGGACGACGAGAGGATCAACGCCGCCATCAGCGGCACCCCATCCGGTGGTGAGGTGGTGTTGACCGGCACCTGCCTGATCGACGGCACGGTCCGGCTCGTGGGCGACCGGACGTTGAAGGGCTCGTCCCGCAGTGGCGCCGTCATCCGGCAGGCGCCGGGGGCGAACCTGGACGCAATGCTCGCCACCGACACCTACCTGGACGACGTACCGTGGACGGGCGACCCGGTCACCGTCCGGTCGCTGACCCTGATGGCCGAACGGTCCACCAACCCCACCGCCGGTGACGCCCTCGTGCTGCGGTCCTGGCAGTCGGTGGTCGAGGACGTCACCGTGCGGGACGCGAACCGGCACGGCATCCGCGTCACGAACCTGTCCGCCAACGGCGTCGCGTTGACCAACACGCAGGTCAACGGCCGGATCGCGGGCAACCACATCCACGACTCGGGCGGACGCGGCGTGCACGTGGAGGACACCGGCAACTCGGTCACGGACTGGCAGCTGCTGGACAACTGGATCGCCGACTCCGGCACCGACGGCATCGGCCTGGACAACGCCGCCGGCTGGCTCGTCCGCGGCAACCACGTGTACGGGGTCGGCCGCGTCGCCCTGTGGGCCGACCGGCTGTTCGGGTCCTCCATCGCCGACAACTACCTGGAGGACTTCGGCGAGTCCGGCATCCGGCTGTCGATCCAGGGCGAAGCGGCCTCGACCGTGTCCGGCAACCGGGTGTTCGACTTCTCCGGCGGCACGGGCACGTTCCTGGAGACGCGGGTGAACTACGGGACCGGCAACCTCGCCGTCATCGGCAACACCCTGCGCGGCAACGGGTCCGGCGTCGGCCTGGACTACCAGCGCGGACCCGGCGCCGGGCTGGTGGTCACCTCGACCGGCAACCTGGTCACCGGCGTGACCACACCGCGCCGCACCGGAGCCGGGGTGACGGTCGCCGCCGGCGTCTGA
- a CDS encoding S9 family peptidase translates to MADYREFAPSRRFRSNVALSPDGGFVAYAANPDGPHNLYVTPVSGGQARRITDYTEHSVRQVAWSPDGRSLLYTADFHGDEQFQLYLVDAAGGVPRRLTDAACQHVLGSTIYEFRDISPFTPDGRSVVYAGNDRDAAVQDVLVQDLETGVVRRVESVPATRLHAVSVSPDGRWLLTSGMHSIADTDLGLVDLHDPDAPLRVVTAHEDKRLHVAGPWTDSGFLLLHNTGREFLALGSYSPATGVVTESTPPWDVEQVVASGAVRAWTVNEDGLSRLFVTRDGEPVALPELPSGVIASLAAAGDVLTFLFTTGSRPTEVVALDLATNELRHLTSSAPSVACVEPQLVRYPTHDGREVPAWLYRPDGDGVRGVVLSIHGGPEAQERPQYNYTGLYQYLVSQGIAVLAVLAPNVRGSTGYGKTYQRLILHDYGGDELGDFEHAVKYLHGLGWVDPARIGVWGGSYGGFAALSCLSRLPSLWAAGVSVVGPSNLLTMVRSVPETWRASKAESVGDPDTEADFLLARSPITYADAITAPLFVVQGANDPRVVKAESDQIVAALRGRGVDVRYDVYEDEGHGFANRANELQVMSDVAGFLVAHLGG, encoded by the coding sequence ATGGCCGATTACCGCGAGTTCGCGCCGAGCCGGCGATTCCGCTCCAACGTCGCGCTGTCGCCGGACGGCGGGTTCGTGGCGTACGCCGCCAATCCCGACGGGCCGCACAACCTGTACGTGACGCCGGTTTCGGGCGGTCAGGCGCGCAGGATCACGGACTACACCGAGCACTCGGTGCGCCAGGTCGCGTGGTCGCCGGACGGCCGGAGCCTGTTGTACACGGCCGACTTCCACGGGGACGAGCAGTTCCAGCTGTACCTGGTCGACGCCGCCGGGGGCGTTCCGCGACGGCTGACCGACGCCGCCTGCCAGCACGTGCTCGGGTCGACCATCTACGAGTTCCGCGACATCTCGCCGTTCACGCCGGACGGCCGGAGCGTGGTCTACGCGGGCAACGACCGTGACGCCGCCGTGCAGGACGTGCTGGTCCAGGACCTGGAGACCGGTGTCGTCCGCCGGGTCGAGTCCGTCCCGGCCACGAGGCTGCACGCGGTGTCGGTGTCACCGGACGGCCGTTGGCTGCTCACCTCCGGCATGCACAGCATCGCCGACACCGACCTCGGGCTCGTCGACCTGCACGACCCGGACGCGCCGCTGCGGGTCGTGACGGCGCACGAGGACAAGCGGCTGCACGTCGCGGGACCGTGGACCGACTCCGGGTTCCTCCTGCTGCACAACACCGGGCGGGAGTTCCTCGCGCTGGGCTCGTACTCGCCGGCGACCGGCGTGGTCACCGAGTCGACCCCGCCGTGGGACGTCGAGCAGGTGGTGGCTTCCGGCGCGGTGCGGGCGTGGACCGTGAACGAGGACGGCCTCTCGCGGCTGTTCGTGACGCGGGACGGCGAGCCGGTGGCGTTGCCCGAGCTGCCTTCGGGTGTGATCGCCTCGCTGGCGGCGGCGGGTGATGTGCTGACGTTCCTGTTCACCACCGGCAGCCGGCCGACTGAGGTGGTCGCGCTCGACCTGGCCACGAACGAGCTGCGGCACCTGACGTCCAGCGCTCCTTCGGTGGCGTGCGTCGAGCCTCAGCTGGTGCGCTACCCGACGCACGACGGCCGCGAGGTGCCCGCGTGGCTGTACCGGCCTGACGGTGACGGCGTTCGCGGTGTGGTGCTCTCCATCCACGGCGGGCCGGAAGCCCAGGAACGGCCGCAGTACAACTACACCGGGCTCTACCAGTACCTGGTCTCGCAGGGGATCGCGGTGCTCGCGGTGCTCGCGCCGAACGTGCGCGGCTCGACCGGGTACGGCAAGACCTACCAGCGGCTGATCCTGCACGACTACGGCGGCGACGAGCTGGGCGACTTCGAGCACGCGGTCAAGTACCTGCACGGGCTGGGCTGGGTCGACCCGGCCAGGATCGGCGTGTGGGGCGGGTCGTACGGCGGTTTCGCCGCGCTGTCCTGCCTGTCCCGGCTGCCGTCGCTGTGGGCGGCGGGCGTGTCGGTCGTCGGCCCCTCGAACCTGCTCACGATGGTCCGGTCGGTGCCGGAGACGTGGCGTGCCTCGAAGGCCGAATCGGTGGGCGATCCGGACACCGAGGCCGACTTCCTGCTGGCACGGTCACCGATCACGTACGCCGACGCGATCACCGCGCCGCTGTTCGTGGTCCAGGGCGCGAATGACCCGCGCGTGGTGAAGGCGGAGAGCGATCAGATCGTCGCCGCCTTGCGGGGGCGCGGGGTCGACGTGCGCTACGACGTCTACGAGGACGAAGGACACGGCTTCGCCAACCGGGCGAACGAACTCCAGGTCATGAGTGACGTGGCCGGCTTCTTGGTGGCGCACCTGGGTGGTTGA
- a CDS encoding endo-1,4-beta-xylanase, whose amino-acid sequence MIINSGRPRIRSAVVMLAVAALTFAGALTAIAHSDSAVADVGVAAVGVEDEGADCPVSLPGSFPSNSQLPDPFTKLNGSRIASKSDWRCRRAEIRELAERHVYGDKPAKPSTVTGTVSSSNITVNVSHNGRSSSFSARVELPGGTGPFPAVVVLGGFGADTAAIKAAGAAVINYDPYTVGKEGTPRNNKQGAFYSVYGATSSTGIMMAWAWGVSRIIDVIETSGGNVLKADAVGVTGCSRFGKGAFAVGVFDQRIALTMPIESGTAGVPIYRGIPGEGAQSLSSAYGEQPWFGDAFNSYTGNPNAAPIDTHQLVAMVAPRGLFIMDNPHIANLGPRSASVAALGGAEVYKALGAGANITYWSDVSDGSHCANRTEWRTPLQQNIQKFLHKTGTATGAMRISSKAAGNLAQWRTWQTPTLTDDTTTPTTTSTTTTTTTSTTGTTTTTTTTSQQPGPGTTLGAAANRTGRYFGTAVAANKLSDSTYVGILNREFKMVTAENEMKMDATEPSQGQFSYANADRIVNHARAQGMQVRGHALAWHSQQPGWMQNMSGTALRNAMLNHVTQVATYYRGKIHSWDVVNEAFQDGSSGARRDSNLQRTGNDWIEAAFRAARAADPGAKLCYNDYNTDDWTHAKTQAVYRLVQDFKQRGVPIDCVGLQSHFNSQSPVPGNYQTTLQNFANLGVDVQITELDIEGSGTAQAQNYERVVKACLAVARCAGITVWGIRDTDSWRASGTPLLFDGSGNKKPAYTSTLNALNDGAPPTSTTPTTPTTPTDPTTTTTTTTTTTQPGGSCTATYSEGSKWSDRFNGQVTVSGTDNWVVTVTVSPPQKIIAVWNTSATWDSSGNVMTARPNGNGNAFGFTIQHGGNWNWPSLTCRAG is encoded by the coding sequence GTGATCATCAATTCCGGTCGCCCGAGAATCCGTTCAGCGGTCGTCATGTTGGCGGTGGCGGCGCTCACGTTCGCCGGAGCGTTGACCGCGATAGCGCACTCGGACTCCGCCGTGGCCGACGTCGGTGTCGCGGCTGTCGGTGTCGAGGACGAGGGCGCGGACTGCCCGGTGTCGTTGCCGGGCTCGTTCCCGTCGAACTCGCAGTTGCCCGACCCGTTCACGAAGCTGAACGGGTCGCGGATCGCGAGCAAGTCGGACTGGCGGTGCCGTCGGGCGGAGATCCGCGAACTGGCGGAACGGCACGTCTACGGCGACAAGCCCGCCAAGCCGTCCACCGTCACCGGCACCGTCTCAAGCAGCAACATCACCGTCAACGTGTCGCACAACGGGCGTAGCAGCAGCTTCTCCGCCCGCGTCGAACTGCCCGGCGGCACCGGCCCGTTCCCCGCCGTCGTCGTGCTCGGCGGCTTCGGCGCCGACACCGCCGCCATCAAAGCCGCCGGCGCCGCGGTCATCAACTACGACCCCTACACCGTCGGCAAGGAAGGCACCCCGCGCAACAACAAGCAGGGCGCCTTCTACAGCGTCTACGGCGCCACCAGCAGCACCGGCATCATGATGGCCTGGGCCTGGGGCGTCAGCCGCATCATCGACGTCATCGAAACCTCCGGCGGCAACGTGTTGAAGGCCGACGCGGTCGGCGTCACCGGCTGCTCCCGCTTCGGCAAAGGCGCCTTCGCCGTCGGCGTGTTCGACCAACGCATCGCCCTGACCATGCCCATCGAATCCGGCACCGCCGGCGTCCCCATCTACCGCGGCATCCCCGGCGAAGGCGCGCAGAGCCTCAGCAGCGCCTACGGCGAACAACCCTGGTTCGGCGACGCCTTCAACTCCTACACCGGCAACCCCAACGCCGCACCCATCGACACCCACCAGCTCGTCGCCATGGTCGCCCCACGCGGCCTGTTCATCATGGACAACCCCCACATCGCCAACCTCGGCCCCCGCTCGGCCAGCGTCGCCGCACTCGGCGGAGCCGAGGTCTACAAGGCACTCGGCGCCGGCGCCAACATCACCTACTGGTCCGACGTCTCCGACGGCAGCCACTGCGCCAACCGCACCGAATGGCGCACCCCCCTCCAACAGAACATCCAGAAATTCCTCCACAAGACCGGCACCGCCACCGGCGCCATGCGCATCTCCAGCAAAGCCGCCGGCAACCTCGCCCAGTGGCGCACCTGGCAAACCCCCACCCTGACCGACGACACCACCACCCCCACCACGACGTCGACGACGACGACCACCACCACCAGCACCACGGGTACGACGACGACCACCACGACGACGTCGCAGCAGCCCGGCCCCGGCACCACCCTTGGCGCGGCAGCGAATCGGACCGGTCGTTACTTCGGCACGGCGGTCGCGGCCAACAAGTTGAGTGACTCGACGTATGTGGGGATCTTGAACCGTGAGTTCAAGATGGTCACGGCCGAGAACGAGATGAAGATGGACGCGACGGAGCCGTCGCAGGGTCAGTTCTCGTACGCCAACGCGGATCGGATCGTGAACCACGCGCGGGCGCAGGGGATGCAGGTGCGTGGGCATGCGTTGGCGTGGCATTCGCAGCAGCCGGGCTGGATGCAGAACATGTCCGGGACGGCGTTGCGCAACGCGATGTTGAACCATGTGACGCAGGTGGCGACGTACTACCGGGGCAAGATCCATTCGTGGGACGTGGTGAACGAGGCGTTCCAGGACGGTTCGTCGGGTGCGCGTCGTGACTCGAACCTCCAGCGCACGGGCAACGACTGGATCGAGGCGGCGTTCCGGGCGGCGCGGGCGGCGGATCCGGGTGCGAAGCTCTGCTACAACGACTACAACACCGACGACTGGACGCACGCGAAGACCCAGGCGGTGTACCGGTTGGTGCAGGACTTCAAGCAGCGGGGTGTGCCGATCGACTGCGTCGGGTTGCAGTCGCACTTCAACAGCCAGAGCCCGGTGCCGGGCAACTACCAGACCACGTTGCAGAACTTCGCCAACCTGGGCGTGGACGTGCAGATCACCGAGCTCGACATCGAGGGTTCGGGCACCGCGCAGGCGCAGAACTACGAGCGGGTCGTGAAGGCCTGCCTCGCCGTCGCCCGCTGTGCCGGCATCACCGTGTGGGGCATCCGCGACACCGACTCGTGGCGCGCTTCGGGCACCCCGCTGCTGTTCGACGGCTCCGGCAACAAGAAGCCCGCCTACACCTCCACCCTCAACGCCCTCAACGACGGCGCCCCGCCCACCTCCACCACGCCGACGACCCCGACGACCCCGACCGACCCCACGACGACGACGACCACCACCACCACCACCACCCAGCCCGGCGGAAGCTGCACCGCGACCTACTCGGAGGGGTCGAAGTGGAGTGACCGCTTCAACGGCCAGGTGACCGTGTCCGGCACCGACAACTGGGTCGTCACCGTGACGGTGAGCCCGCCGCAGAAGATCATCGCGGTCTGGAACACCAGCGCGACCTGGGACAGCAGCGGGAACGTGATGACCGCCCGTCCCAACGGGAACGGCAACGCGTTCGGCTTCACCATCCAGCACGGCGGCAACTGGAACTGGCCCAGCCTGACCTGCCGCGCCGGCTGA
- a CDS encoding PP2C family protein-serine/threonine phosphatase — MSEAQSSEMRLRVLETVTDSTLRHLDLEKLFDVLLWQVRDLFAVDTVTVLLIDAGGRQLVAKATVGLEAEVVQGVRVPMGKGFAGRVAQHREPVWIERVDESTVVNPLLRARGLRSLLGVPMVAQGHLTGVLHVGSTTPRRFTDEETELLQLVADRLAMAARMHRSRAELAAAAMLQDSLLPDRLPTTDGWELAARYVPGADSGVGGDWYDVFALPGGRIGLVIGDVVGHGLPAAIVMGRLRSALRAYALEFADPAEVLGKLDRKASHFEDYSMATVAYAVIDTATARMDLALAGHLPPVLAAPGRPAAFVDAPVGPPVGYNLGVTGRRSVGVDVPAGSLVALYTDGLVERRGVDLDDRLELLRQAVSPAPPEAACVRIMTALVGDQPANDDIALLTVLHNSAP, encoded by the coding sequence ATGAGTGAAGCGCAGAGCTCGGAGATGCGGCTGCGCGTGTTGGAGACGGTCACCGACAGCACCCTCCGGCACCTCGACCTGGAAAAGCTCTTCGACGTGCTGCTGTGGCAGGTGCGCGACCTGTTCGCGGTCGACACCGTCACCGTCCTCCTGATCGACGCCGGCGGCCGGCAACTGGTGGCCAAGGCGACCGTGGGCCTGGAGGCGGAGGTCGTCCAGGGTGTGCGGGTGCCGATGGGGAAGGGCTTCGCCGGGCGGGTGGCCCAGCACCGCGAGCCGGTGTGGATCGAGCGCGTCGACGAGTCCACGGTGGTCAACCCGCTGCTGCGGGCCAGAGGTCTGCGGTCCCTGCTCGGCGTGCCGATGGTCGCCCAGGGGCACCTCACCGGCGTGCTGCACGTGGGCAGCACCACGCCCCGGCGGTTCACCGACGAGGAGACCGAGCTGCTCCAGCTGGTCGCCGACCGGCTGGCGATGGCGGCGCGCATGCACCGGTCGCGTGCCGAGCTGGCCGCCGCCGCGATGCTCCAGGACAGCCTGCTGCCCGATCGCCTGCCCACCACCGACGGTTGGGAGCTGGCCGCCCGCTACGTCCCCGGCGCGGACAGCGGTGTCGGCGGCGACTGGTACGACGTGTTCGCCCTCCCCGGCGGGCGCATCGGCCTGGTGATCGGCGACGTCGTGGGCCACGGACTGCCCGCCGCGATCGTCATGGGCCGGCTCCGCAGCGCGTTGCGCGCCTACGCCCTGGAGTTCGCCGACCCGGCGGAGGTGCTCGGCAAGCTCGACCGGAAGGCCAGCCACTTCGAGGACTACTCCATGGCCACGGTCGCCTACGCGGTCATCGACACGGCGACGGCCCGCATGGATCTCGCCCTGGCCGGCCACCTGCCGCCCGTCCTCGCCGCGCCCGGCCGGCCCGCCGCCTTCGTCGACGCCCCGGTCGGCCCGCCCGTCGGCTACAACCTGGGCGTCACCGGCCGGCGGAGCGTCGGCGTCGACGTGCCGGCCGGCTCGCTGGTCGCCCTTTACACCGACGGGCTGGTGGAGCGGCGGGGGGTGGACCTGGACGACCGGCTGGAGCTGCTCCGGCAGGCGGTGTCCCCGGCGCCACCCGAAGCGGCCTGCGTCCGGATCATGACCGCGCTCGTCGGCGACCAGCCCGCGAACGACGACATCGCCCTGCTGACGGTTCTGCACAACTCCGCTCCGTAG